The following are encoded together in the Trichomycterus rosablanca isolate fTriRos1 chromosome 19, fTriRos1.hap1, whole genome shotgun sequence genome:
- the cptp gene encoding ceramide-1-phosphate transfer protein, which translates to MADSFSLQKVMDSFKSCLSDNKEINIKFYIAGWNELVSFMNSLGNVFSFISKDAVAKIQIMENLLAGENGTHYLTAQSMVKFELDNKLVDLTKRGSYPESGCRTLLRLHRALRWLQLFLERLRTSTAESRTSVMCSEAYNESLAQYHPWIIRKAAEMALYALPGRDTFFEVMNAGSQEQVIALLTEALPIICEVYQITEALYATNNLLSLP; encoded by the exons ATGGCAGATTCTTTCAGTCTGCAGAAAGTGATGGACTCGTTTAAGTCCTGTCTCAGTGACAACAAGGAGATCAACATCAAGTTTTATATAGCAGGGTGGAACGAGCTGGTCAG CTTCATGAACAGCCTAGGAAATGTCTTCTCCTTCATCTCTAAAGATGCAGTCGCCAAAATCCAGATTATGGAGAACTTACTAGCTGGTGAAAATGGGACACACTATCTCACCGCTCAATCCATGGTGAAGTTTGAGCTGGACAATAAGCTGGTGGATCTTACCAAAAGGGGTAGCTACCCAGAGTCAGGCTGCCGTACCTTGCTGAGGTTGCATCGTGCCTTGCGCTGGCTCCAGCTCTTTCTGGAGCGTCTTCGCACCAGCACGGCAGAGAGCAGAACCTCTGTCATGTGCTCCGAGGCTTATAATGAATCCCTGGCACAGTATCACCCTTGGATCATTCGGAAAGCGGCTGAGATGGCGTTGTACGCTCTGCCTGGCCGCGACACCTTTTTTGAAGTGATGAATGCAGGCAGCCAGGAACAGGTGATTGCATTGTTGACTGAAGCCTTACCTATCATCTGTGAAGTCTATCAGATCACAGAGGCCCTGTATGCAACAAACAACCTGCTCAGTTTACCTTGA